The Aquila chrysaetos chrysaetos chromosome 17, bAquChr1.4, whole genome shotgun sequence region ACAATTGCTGTTTTCAGTAATCTGATATACTTTGTTCTATCCACACAGTGCTCAGTTGTGCTACAATAAATATCAAATATTGAAATGGTAAATTCTTTGCCAGGCAGAAAGAATCTGAATTTGAGCTGGTGTGGAGTAGCAGATAATATTTGAACTTtacccctgccagccccccagCCAGACTATTTCAGTATCTGGTTTTGTGTaatcactgttttcttctctgcctttttattaGCGTTATCCCTTGGCTTACAGTGAAAATATTGCTCCCAGCTGGTACAAAAGGCAATGTAGCCAATATCTTTTCCACAAAGTAAACATCTTGTCCAGGATACACCTAGGAAGGACCGTGGTTTCACACTAAGGACTTAGGCAGAGCTTGATCCATGTGGGCGCGTCAGTCCATCTTATTCTTTTCCTCAATAAATGAGTGTGACTTTTGACTGGTCAAGAGCATAGTCATCTAATATTAACTATTCATTCTATAGAGCCTCAGCATACCTCTTCAACTGTACATCCAACTTTGAAAGGATGTAACTTCCATTTTCCTAATAATAACCTTGTTTCTAGTCTTCAGCTGAGGCCCTTTGTTTGGCCACCATGGTGGCTGACTGGATGAGACCTTTGAATTTACAACTTCTTTTGATATTCAGTCTTCGTGCCCTGAACAAGTAAGgtacaaaaaggaagaaaaggctgatGGAGGTAAAAGACAAATCCACAGGTGGATGTTATACGACAAATAAAGTGAACAAAATTGTCTCTAAAGCTTTGGTTTACATGGATGCTGAAACAGTCTTGGGATGTAGCAATCTGGAAAAGACcgctttttttcactttaatctTGATGTGATGAAGGAATCACGGAACAAAAGCCCCTAGAAGGGGCAAGTAGCAGACTTTGAATGACAGACAGTTTAGGCAATGGTTACGTGTTGAGCATAAGTACACTTTCAGAACTGATGCAGTTTTGGAAATGGTAGTGTCATAAACAACATAAAATATCTTTCATCATGATTTACCTAACATCAAGGTTCTTACATGACAGTGACAAAAAAACTTTAGACAACTTTGAGCTTTAGAAACCTTCTACCATGATTCATTTGGATTATGTAAGGATCTTCCAAACAACTATGCCTCTTCCACAGAGCTGTTGttaaaatttcctcttttttttttttttcctagatgaaGACATAttaaacagacacagaaaaaaaaaaaaaaaaaaaaaaagaagaacaagtATTTtacacagaatcacaaaaaatCGTAGACTCTAAAGCCCTTCTGCAGGATACTGTCAGAAAGCAAGGAACTGTGCCTCCAGTCCACATACTTGAATAATTCCTCAAACATACCCATGTCctcaagatttattttcaataattaaaaaaatgtttttaagtgtAGTTCTCAGGGGTGGAGCTGATGCCTCATGTCAGTATTTTCACTAACATCCTGGATTGCACATTCCGTAGAAGAGCATAAAGTGCTATGGcattggggtttgttttttttttttaaatttaatttagaacTTCTTCACCCTTtccattattattgttattattgttattagttTTACCTTGTAGCTCCTATATTCTTGTAATGACACATAAGAAGGTGCTTAAAGGTCTTCTTGAAAGTAGCATTGCAGAGCGCGTAACAGGCAGGGTTGATGGTGCTGTTGATATAACAGAGCCAATAACCTATGGTCCATACAGTGCCAGGGATGCAGGATGTGCAGAAGCTGTTGATGAGCACCATCACATTGTATGGGGTCCAGGTGATGATGAAGGCCAGGAGGATGGCCAAAATAGTCCTTGtcacttttttctctctagaaGGAGGTGGTTTCTTTTTGGCTGGCTGCTTTGTCATCTTGACGATTTTCCGGGCTACACTattctgcttctcctccccGTTGGTGCCTACAATCTCCACAGTGGTGTTGGTAGGGGCACAGCAGTCACCCTTTTGGGACTTGGTGACTATCCTGATGCATGTCAGCTTGGAGTTCTCCACTTTGAGATGGTCTTGGGAGGCAGAAGCCTGGCTGGCATCTTTGGCAGCTTCGTCCTCTTTCACGTTGGAAGCAACCACGCTGACAGAGGTGGAGTCGTTGGagctctccttctcctccccttgaACACAGTTCTCCGTCACAGTCTCTCCGGTCGTTTTTCCATTCTGAATTTTGCTGTGCTCCAACCCATCCCCACTGGTTGGGATGTTGTTATTGTTTGGTTTCACTATTTTACCTTGGACAAGGCTGGGGGAAACTGTATCTTGGTTTTGGGCagcttcctttttccctttctttatcCGACTCTTACTGGCTCGAGAGATTTGCCAGTAAAGGACAGTCATGATGATAACAGGCAAATAGAAGGCTGCAATGGCAGTGCCAAAAGTGACGGCAGCGTTGGAAAAAAACTGGATGTAGCAGTCCCCGTCTGGGACAGTCCTTCCTCCCACAATGAACTGCCAGAAGAGAATTGCAGGGGCCCACAGGATGAAGGACAGCACCCACGCAGCTGCGATCATCATGCCTGCCATCTTAGTGGTCCGCTTTACAGGATACGTCAGAGGCTTGGTGACGCAAAAGTATCTGTCAAAGCTGATAATGAGGAGGTTCATTACAGAGGCGTTGCTGACCACATAGTCTAGAGCCAGCCAGAGGTCGCACACCACAGGCCCTAAGGGCCAGTAGCCTATCACAGTGTAGAGGGTGTATAGGTTCATTGAAAAGATGCCGATGATCAAGTCAGCGCAGGCCAAGCTGAACAGGAAATAGTTGTTGACAGTCTGTAGGTGCCTGTTGACTTTGATTGACACCATGACCAGGATGTTCCCAATTATGGTGACTAGGCTGAGAGACCCTGCTACCAGGACAATGAAGACCACCTCAACAGTTTTATAGGGGCTCTCCAAAGCCATCACATTTTCAGTGGAGGAGTTTATGTATGTTGAGTTATTCATTTCTGTTCTCCTAAAAAGATACCCAGTTATCACTTAAgcctgcagaggaaagaaaacaaaacagatacCGTCATGAAATTAGTCCCTTTGCCTTTAGGAAATGGATCCCAGAAAAACTACTTGGAAAGGTAGAAGATGTGTCCAGAAGGACTAGTCAGCTTTGGCTAATGAAAAAACCTTACAACATATAATATCCCCTTAGGAATAACATACCGACAGAATACCTCTAAATATGTGACAAAGACACAACATTTGAATCCAGATCTAGATTTTTAAGTTCtcagatgcatttttctctttgtcctgTTACAAAACCATTATTGACTTCAAAATTTTGGAACCGGATCTGCATATTGATTTCTTTCCTACCAACAAAATAGTTCACTTTGCTCATTTCAAACCCTATTCCAAACAAAAAAGTCCAGTCCTGAGGGTATGCCATTCTTATAACCCAAGGTGAAGATGTGATTTACCAGGAGCCAGATCACACAAAGGTGACTTATCCTTCCATCTTTCCTTCATGTTCCGCCCGGGTATGCTTCTGTGAGGTTTATGGAACAAGTTTGTGTCATGTCTCCCTCTCATTTTCTTACACTGCAGTTACCTTTTCTGTCAACACTTGCAAGGATTTTGGCACTGCATCAAACTAAAGTTATTGGTCTGccaataaacaaaaaaaaggtaggtCTGTTGAAGTCAATAGAATTAGTAAACTCACCTCAGTTGAGCATCTGGCTATCTAGTTAGATGTgtacaaagtttatttttattttttccatttcagtgagattaaagttattttttacatcattttgACCATTTGTACCTGGAAAAACAGTTGTtgtttggttgatttttttaacgTGATGAGGTTATCTCTTgatgcttgcttgcttgcttgtatttttctcatttttttcaaatcacagTGTTTTTAATCTGTATCACATAAGCTACGACAAAAGGTCTGAAATGGATAGCAGGGTAatgataaagaaagaaacagataaaaatcGGTTCTGTTTATACACAGCAATTCTTTTTCTGCCCTGGATAGCCTACCGGCAGTACTCAATAAATAGTAATTAAACTACTAGCAATATACATTTGATAGAAGACCAAGAAAACAGCACATGCTTTTGCCTTCAGGATATGTCCTATCCTTTTGTGCATCCCCTGGAAGTCAATAGAATGCACTGGAATTGTACAGCCAGTCTCCGAGCGCTCATTATTTATGAGCTGTGCTCAAGGGATTATTGAGGCATGAAGGCCAGATGTGACAGAGAAGTTAGGTTGTTTCTAATTGgaatattctcctttttttccccacccatAAGGCATCACTTTTTTAAGACAGAGTTTCTAAAAGTGGTGGTGCAgtcaaaggaagacaaaaagatCAGTTATGTTTGGCTCCTCTGTACATCAGGGATTAAGGAATCCTCCTCTGGCCCCTGTAACTAACCTGCTGATGCACAGACCTATACAATCCATGGCACTTAAACGGAGCAATGCATTTTCACTGTCACTTCAGCactgcatattttctttcagatgcaaaaggaagaagatgatGCAAAATGTCagcacaacaacaaaaacccgTCTGACCtctaagaaaaataagcaagtcTGTCTCTGTGGAAAAGTCAAAGTGCTATACCAGGGTAAAGGTTTTCTGTCTGAGGCAACTTTGTAATCTTGTAATTTATACTTGAAGAAATACAACTGGCAGAAGGTGGGGCTCAtgcatttgcctttgctttaaaaaacagctaAGATTTGTTTGCCAATTCCTTGTTGAAGAGAACACATGAATAAATAGAGGAACATAAGGCTagtcagacatttttttcctactctctATTCACAGGTACATCCCTAAAATCCTTGGGATCAggttcaagaaaataaaactgtgagGAGGAGTGCTTTAATTAAATATGTGCTTTGTACAGTAAAAATAGGCTGAGTGGAATATAACAGAATTTATACTCTGTGCAAAAAATATACAGGAGAATAGCCCAGACATCTTTAACATATAGGGCTGTCATTTCAGCAATTGTGTGCTTTTCACCCAAAACCTCACAGCTGAGCAGCTGGCTATCCAGTTAGATACGTAAGATACCAATTTTTTGGGGATGAGCTAAGAACTTCTCCCAAGCAGAGCTCTTTATGAACATTCTTAacagaatgcattttttatCAAAAGACAGAATAACTCACAGAGatgtattgatttaaaaaaaaattcagctgacaAGTTTGTGATGCAGGGCTCTGCAGCTACCTCTGGTGACAGCAAGTGAGAGGGGGagcaagaagggaagagagtgagagaggatcagagctgaaaaaaattgtgctttaTGGtaagaaaacaagtatttctctACAATTTCATTTAGACAAAATGTTCAgaggtttgttttcattccaccaaagaactaaaaatcattttaaaacctTGAAACCTGTTGTGAAACCGAGTTACTGTCTCCCAGCTAACTTTATTCCTAAGtcttttctgctgatttctttACCCACTTCCAGTGGAAATATTGGTAATTCAGTATAAATTCCGCTGATTTTATTATCTGGGATGCAAGGAGCTGGATGAAAACTAAAAGCTAGTTTTACTTGTTAGGAAGAGGGTTTCACTGTGTTCTTTTGAACggaagcaaagcagaggagTCCATTTCCCAGTGATCTCCCTCTGCACAAAACTTTCCTGCCATGAGAAGGGTGGTAGGTCTGGACTGCAAATTACAGTGACTGTTACGGCTTTCTTAGGTATGGAGAAACATACCTGCTATCACTTCAGTAAAATCTTCCTTTGCTTGCATCAATAAGATTGTAAAGTGAACCATGTTTTGCCGAGTGTGTTGACAAGAAGGTATAGGGCTGGTGAAACATTTGATTTCAACCAACACGTATCATCGGCGCTGACAGAGCTATCATTATGTGAGCAGAGACAGGAGTATGCACGCTTCCTAACCCAAGACCCCCGGGAATGTGCTGGACTCTTTCCTGTTGGCCCCAGTAGGGTTTGAATCAGGCTGGTAGTGAGGTTTCTGTTTCTTATCGTGGCTGCTTGCTGTCTTGGTACAGGACTAACTGTGGACtacttctggttttgtcatGCCACGGAGcccttctcttctgctggaGAGGCAGTTGTTATGGGAACAGCTGGTATTCATCGGACAGACCTACGGGGCAGACGCATTTTAAGGTAATATGACATCCCGTTATGAGAAATACCAGGTCTTATTCTTGAACAAACAGAGCTCTCCTCTGCAAGCCCATGGGTGTGAGTTGCACAATATGGCACTGACTCCTGTGGGCTACCATAATTTATCCTTCTATACTAAGTGCATTCTTGCTAAACAGGGAATACccagaaaaggcaagaaatttcACTTGTGAGCTGAAAACCAACCaagttcattttctgaaaaatattttaaaatctatgtgACTTTGTGGAACACAAACATCATAATCACTACATGGAAAATGTCCAAAGCCAAGAAATCCacatataaaataattcattgttTGATATTTGATATGTCATTGAGAAACATTTCCAGTGCAGTAGTTTCTCCCCTCTAAAAAATTCATAGTGCTGAAAAtcattcccttcccttctttgaCTAGACAAGGTTTTGGGGCAGAACGGGCTACATGGTACGTGCACTTTTCACCTGGTGTGATGCCGGGTCTTTTTGCAGTGAGTAGTAGTCAGACAGAAGCAGGGCACAGGTGGGTTGACCTGGACCCCCGTTACCACTCGCAAGGAGAAACGTAGTCCGGGCTGGCACGGGCTGGAGTAAACCTTCGCAGAGCATGCTGGCTGCCGTGGTCTGCTTCGCTTTCCTTCATTTACCTCCCTAGCAGTCGCTTGGAAGAGCGAAACAGAGGTCTGATGGGTGAAGTCTGTAAACTGGTTCATCATAAAAGGGAACCGCGGTGAGTGTGAGGAAGCAAAATGATGCCGTTGAAGGTATTCATCCTATTCCATTGCAGACCCTGAGAAGGAGGCCTGCAGAAACAGGAGGGCAAGGAGAAGGGACAAGGACTGCCTGTCACCCTTGGGATCATGAGCCTCAAACAGGAGGTGCTTAGGTATTGCATCCTGCTGACGCTGCTTTCCACTTGCCCTGAGAGGATCCCATCCCTTTGGTGCAGATGAGCCTTGTAGCAAtcattgtaattttaaatttagaataTATCTCCAACATCTGTCACAAAAGAGACTGCAGCAATGTTGtgtatattgaaaaaaaatggctgATATGCCATGCCTGTCAAAGTTTGTTAGACAAATTCTTCCTCTGTATTGTGCGTATTGCCAAGTTAAATATGGTAAGGATTTAATGGTTTCTTTGAATCCTCTGAAACCATATAAAGGTCAAGACAtgaaagaggaaacaaacaaTCTGTACctgaaagttttatttgtgATTTAAATGGGATTACCCAGGAACCTATGTGCATTGCTAGTCTGAGCACTTTCCAGCATTCAACTctcaaacaaaagtaaaatatacttttttaacATCTCCTCTTTGATCTAGTTCCTCTCTCGCCCAAACCTATGTAAAATGGATTTGATTTTTGCTGTAGCAATaatagattttttcctttttttcctgaactgatTTTGATCCTGAACTGCATTGGTTTTGATTGTAAATTCCTTCCTGGCATCATTTAAAGccacagtgttaaaaaaaaaaaaaaaaaaaaaaaagagaaacaaaacccataAACCCGTGACAAATATACTAGGCATGTTAGTCAGAATTTATTACAGACTTTAAGAGAGATTATAGATTTAGTCTGGGCTTTTggtaaaaaatacatttcagaaaattccCAAATACCGGAAGACTAAAATCTTCACCACATGGGTTATCGTCTGCAATCCATTTGAAACCAGAAATATCTTTGCAAAGTGTTACTGCCTCAGTGTGGTCCATTCTTATTTTCAtgcacttttgtttttctcaatcAACACGTGTCCTACAAAAAAAGATATTCTGTGGGCCTGTCTGGATCTACTTTTCCCCATCTCATCAGGAAGGGTACCTAAGGGCAAAATAAACAATTTCTGCACATTTCTTGAAACAACAAGTAGATCAGAGTCGTAGAGCATTAACAAAAGCAAACTAGCACTGTGCCACTAACAACAattgaaataaagcaaaaataaaaatactcccCCCCAAAACAGCAGGGAACTGTACATGAGTAGGTGGCAGTGCTGGCATCAACATTGCTGCCTCAGTGCTATTGTTAGGGTCTGAGAATTTGCACAGCTATTAACTACAtcttgtttgctgctgctgttacagtCTAAAACTGGTAAATATAGTGCTGTGAGCCCAGCTGGTTTGTATTCAAAATTGCACAAGGAAAAGTATAGGcagtatagaaaaaaaaaccccaaacaaccaatAGTCTCTCTCATTTcaggaaacaataaaaaagaagcagttttTCCTCAAAGGTCTGGATAATTATGTATTTCTACTATGCTGGTACTACTGTTGTTACTATCACTATTGTTATGCTGATAGTCACCCAGTGGTACTAGGGCACTTAATCTATTATCTTTCTGTAAGTATAGTTTTGGCTGCAGatgtgtctttgtttttcaggaccTGTGTAATCGAGAGAGAATTTGCATTCTCTCTTCGGCAGCTGACATCATTACAAGCTAACTTCTGCATCTGAATGCATTGGGCAAACCTGAAAAATATGCTTAGTAGGCTTGGTTTTATCTAACTGGTTCTGATCCACAAAAAGGGATTTTTACCTCCTGGACTAGTGGAAATACTTTCAGTCATGTGTCTCCTTATTCTTGCTAGGATTGTATATAAAGAATCCTTGGTCCCAAACCGGAGAGCAAACAGCCAAGTCTCTTGGTGAAGTTATGGCAAGGCTTTCCTCTGCACTCTCATGGAAACATATGATATGGTTGCCCATATGATAAAAGTGACCGAATACAACGGTCCATGTGATTCCTTCTGAGTCCCACCTGCCATACTGCGCACCTCAGCTTGTCAGAGGTGCTTACACGCTGGAGGGAATTTGCAGAATGGCAATTGAAAAGACAGAGGGTTTCACCACTACATTGCAAGCAAAGTAAATACTTCAGGACACTTTCGCTGTGGAAAGCTAGAACAGAATagcatattttttcctctttttcaggTAAGCtgtgaaggggggggggggggggggggtgtgtggaaATCTGGTTAATAAGATCAAAATGATTTTATAACCCAGAAATCAGagaacaaagtaatttttggtCTATGGACtatgaaaaccaaaatggaaCTCTTAGTGAATCATCCCACAGTTCTCTCTAGAGGGTTGAGTTAAATGGACAGGATCTCCATCTAGAGGCACAGAAAGGCAGCTACCACATAAAGCAGTCATTTCCAGCAGTAGGATGGCTTCAATATGTGTTGAAAATTTAGATACTTACTTAATCTCTCAGGTGGAGGAGCCCCACATTTTActataatttacattttattataattaagGAGCAGAGATATAATTTGATGAAATTCTGAAACGTTACAGTTAGATATTCTTGTAGCAAACAGTCTGAATACTGAGGTGTAATTAGGCTGGGGCAGCCACTGCACAGACACACATGCTCAGGCCTGAGCTTATCCACTGCCACCAGTATTATTTATTCACCACTTTGGGCATGATCCAACTCAAAGTGTTGTTTCAGAGTAGGTTGTAAATGGGTCAGAAGAGCAGCTGGTGTCATCAAAAGGTGACAAAACTAGGGACTAGCTCATGCCACACTCACATTTAATCAGTGGACCTATGCTGATTTCCACTTGCAGAGGTTATAGGCTAGCTAGAAAAGGGAGATCGAAGTGACAGATTGCAGTAAGtcacttctcttttcctccttgcaCTACACCACTGTTGCTGGAAGTTGACTGAAGCTCCTCTCACCAGTCAACCACAAGACGACAAGTTTTATCTGACTATAACTACCTTCTTCAAGCACTTTAGATAAAATACTCATACCAGAACTCAGACTAAAATTATACCTACCCTCAGCCATAAGAAAGGTTCCCTCAGCAGAAGAGTTATTTAAGCTTCTGTTAAGATTGAATTGAAGATCATTAGATTCCGGGATATATTCTCTGAAGGGACAGTGCTGTGATAGGTAAGTACTCCCTCTGCAGCCCCGCACGAATTGGAGGCACAGTACTTCATTATCCTCGTATCAGCTATCATGCCTGTGCTATTAAATAGGAAAACCTTATGAGAGCTACTCAAAGTCCCTGGGTGACAAGTGGCAAAGCTTGTGAAAGAGGAGAGGGTTCAGAAGGCTGGCTGAAACCAGCTCACAATTTGTTCTGAATACCTGGAGTTAATGCATAACAGAAATGCATCtcttatttaaaacatgtaCAGGtagatctaaaaaaaaccccaaaacccaaaagaaaacaaaaaaaccccccaaaacaaaacaaaaaaccacaaacccacactatttctgtttttttcctgttttaaatgactttttttctgccaaagccTGAAGTAATATTGGTGATGAAATAATAATGGAGAACTACAATACAGTACAGGGGGGGTTTCTCAAAGAACTGCTGATTAACCCCCTCAACATGCCAATGAGTGCAGCAAAGATGCTGTGGTATTTCAGTGAATCTCTGCAAATCCCTCCAAGTCATGGAGGTCCTTTAGGGACCCTGAATAAGCCCATGGAGACTCTCACTGTTCCTCAGAGATTTTGCAGCCTTCAGTAGTGTCTGTGACAGGAATATTAACATACTGAGGGCCCAAAGGGACTCTTactgaagttaaagaaaatctttccttttcccttggTTGGAAATAGTGTTAGTACATTGCTTTTATCAGTGATTTCCTTATTCACCCGCTTACGATCTAGCAGACTTACTTGTGATACCTCTAGATCATCCTTGAACCTGCTTTGGAAAGTGCCCAGTTTCTTTACTCagcaaatgattttaaaattcctgttaaGTCCATCATGGTCACCCCTACATGAAGTTCTCAAGAGCTTGAAAATCTAGtctgttctgcttctgtgtCCCTTAATCTTGGGGATTTTTACACATCTTCCATCTTACTTAACAGTTTACCAAAGATGTAGATTagaagcacagagaagaaagctgACTCAGATATAAAAGGAGTTGACTCAAATTCTTTGCAAGAATTTAAGCATATATTGAACTCTAGTTCAAACTTGTTTCTGACAGGGCAGCTAAATCTTTATTTATGCTTGTATTTCTGCAGACCGCGTTTAAGGCGGTGATAGTGAAATAGTGAAAGAACCTAATTAGTTCTTTACCTTACCAGAAAGGAGTGGTACCTAAATTCCCAAATTAGAATCCATATTTCCAAGCACATTCTGCAGTCTGAGAAAGGTTTGTGAAAGATGGAAAGATGCTAACAATACTTAACAAAATGTTTGTAATATGTTTGAAAATCTCAAATGAAGTGTTTGCTATAGCTAATTACAAACATGTTGATCACAACTATGAATGTTTACTGTGAGCCTGCATGATCATCTCCCCTTTTGTGGACAGAGAAACCTCAAAGATTACATATTCCTTgccaaaggaaggaaatatttatttagcagtttttctgcagcatttatgTTCCCAGTTGCTACATTATTATAGGCTCTCTAAGACTCTGACTGTGTTATGTTTCACTAAATGACTGCTACCTACTTTAATTACATAGACTGTAGTTGCAGACTAATTGCATTTTTACTCCACTCCAGGTTTAAGAAATCCGTGTCTAATTCTGGTTCTGATGCATGGCTCCAGATACTGGTCTCAACACGCTGCAATTAACAAGGTAAAATACCTTAGCTTTGCATATGAATAATTCACCA contains the following coding sequences:
- the CHRM2 gene encoding muscarinic acetylcholine receptor M2 isoform X1 — encoded protein: MNNSTYINSSTENVMALESPYKTVEVVFIVLVAGSLSLVTIIGNILVMVSIKVNRHLQTVNNYFLFSLACADLIIGIFSMNLYTLYTVIGYWPLGPVVCDLWLALDYVVSNASVMNLLIISFDRYFCVTKPLTYPVKRTTKMAGMMIAAAWVLSFILWAPAILFWQFIVGGRTVPDGDCYIQFFSNAAVTFGTAIAAFYLPVIIMTVLYWQISRASKSRIKKGKKEAAQNQDTVSPSLVQGKIVKPNNNNIPTSGDGLEHSKIQNGKTTGETVTENCVQGEEKESSNDSTSVSVVASNVKEDEAAKDASQASASQDHLKVENSKLTCIRIVTKSQKGDCCAPTNTTVEIVGTNGEEKQNSVARKIVKMTKQPAKKKPPPSREKKVTRTILAILLAFIITWTPYNVMVLINSFCTSCIPGTVWTIGYWLCYINSTINPACYALCNATFKKTFKHLLMCHYKNIGATRFHFPSE
- the CHRM2 gene encoding muscarinic acetylcholine receptor M2 isoform X2, which gives rise to MNNSTYINSSTENVMALESPYKTVEVVFIVLVAGSLSLVTIIGNILVMVSIKVNRHLQTVNNYFLFSLACADLIIGIFSMNLYTLYTVIGYWPLGPVVCDLWLALDYVVSNASVMNLLIISFDRYFCVTKPLTYPVKRTTKMAGMMIAAAWVLSFILWAPAILFWQFIVGGRTVPDGDCYIQFFSNAAVTFGTAIAAFYLPVIIMTVLYWQISRASKSRIKKGKKEAAQNQDTVSPSLVQGKIVKPNNNNIPTSGDGLEHSKIQNGKTTGETVTENCVQGEEKESSNDSTSVSVVASNVKEDEAAKDASQASASQDHLKVENSKLTCIRIVTKSQKGDCCAPTNTTVEIVGTNGEEKQNSVARKIVKMTKQPAKKKPPPSREKKVTRTILAILLAFIITWTPYNVMVLINSFCTSCIPGTVWTIGYWLCYINSTINPACYALCNATFKKTFKHLLMCHYKNIGATR